Proteins from a single region of Bombus huntii isolate Logan2020A chromosome 2, iyBomHunt1.1, whole genome shotgun sequence:
- the LOC126875262 gene encoding large proline-rich protein BAG6 isoform X2, whose protein sequence is MIDLTVKTLDSQNHTFSLEDDQITVRGFKEYIAETVAVPADSQRLIYCGRVLQDEKKLNDYDVNGKVIHLVQRAPPQPGQRGNDGGQSQGQNHGSQMWQNPQRTHYRLTRAQMHGNAMYLGAMSVPAEIVEGHGLPVPQFSNSLSNGRLIAARHMLERANRLMDRLESPSNSANLSTSENNRPPFSQLMQESELDTEQYLFSNNENATNGGARLAEAAAAAIAAALSAVGANNVTLLRGNNDENAESRPANETNEENQADTQQPQQPQSEQQGSTSNNDEQSNRRPSPQLPRPPQLAELLDLLIDTQSRLRPHTERYCKLMRDDPSLHPGERRIEETQTFVNGVSECLHYMSHACHALSDIIVDMSQQPPRNLRCRPIIIQHSTILQPGIPIQVEAHISLHGRNANNNNGNEENAESASTPTQAETNEANTDDANQQQESESSTQQQAEQQQPQLDSTQSPFGTVFNLPNNVEVLMEVSPESNIDAPPGSEQPQAGENNNNSNNNNNNGRMDGSTGAYWGSAPPPDFIRNLMQAVAGHMVQGGPANTRLITRNPLTASQLTAASLDSGNTNAGQSTQARSNVGTHPTTATQTRSTSRPHVFHQQTHPLGVGMSIGQAFDFDPFLSCNSHHVRRTSTTTPSTATSTSQATRTQTTPETPSQAQTATTSSATSNTSSTNTTASTTSQTNAIYDPLMYLQQQILGGRVGQPQANISVNINNSNSPEGLGNMVQIRTGGNIRVGIIGNSTGNATGGDLTLADLLERRGIQMSLFTSQDPETAENFLVNLSVLVVQNMTLEGLIRLRIGQSEPISHLRRPLQEFFQYSFPNVAPETLQEQATERLLSQLRPHFQSLLNAEEEANTRNGQQVDICATVEALLRRHIKDILQHLFNNDIDDTRFGQEIFNIVNNMGKQLCAVLRYSIRGGQGGLEVIASRFVTEMLGSIHPTVRRWVLNAFIAQFRTYSLRVTQPPDSEIVPLLIYKNAPSEATSVPSAPAHQPSQTQSETEPMETDTVQERTTFEASSLPEDREEIPETFPGHEALPSDWVPIIARDGLRQRRQLQMQGITNGGVATLSDAYLGTLPTKRRKLIEQQKPRLLVSPTPNHSAIAASMERLVREGVTRAGVEEVEGAAIAVAVDPGVRRAFGQAIRDCLNPHRLGTPDFPDPLRFPNATKYFADQDRPPK, encoded by the exons CAAATTACAGTTCGAGGTTTCAAAGAATATATAGCAGAAACAGTGGCAGTACCAGCAGATTCACAAAGACTTATTTATTGCGGTAGAGTTCTTCAAGatgagaaaaaattaaatgattatG aTGTTAATGGAAAAGTTATACATTTGGTACAACGTGCACCACCTCAACCTGGTCAACGTGGAAATGACGGAGGTCAAAGTCAAGGTCAGAATCATGGATCACAAATGTGGCAAAATCCACAAAGAACACATTACCGACTCACTCGTGCTCAAATGCATGGTAATGCTATGTATTTGGGTGCAATGTCAGTACCAGCTGAAATTGTGGAAGGACATG gGTTGCCAGTACCTCAATTCAGCAACAGCTTATCTAATGGTCGATTAATTGCTGCAAGACACATGCTTGAACGCGCAAATCGTCTTATGGATCGACTCGAGAGCCCCTCTAATTCCGCAAATCTCTCTACATCTGAAAATAATCGACCACCATTTAGTCAACTCATGCAGGAGTCAGAGTTGGATACAGAACAGTa CCTTTTCAGTAATAATGAAAATGCAACAAATGGTGGTGCCCGGTTGGCAGAGGCTGCTGCAGCTGCAATAGCAGCTGCCTTATCTGCAGTTGGTGCAAACAACGTTACATTACTTAGGG GAAACAATGATGAAAATGCTGAATCAAGACCAGCAAATGAAACTAATGAGGAGAATCAAGCAGATACACAACAGCCACAACAACCACAATCTGAACAACAAGGTTCTACATCAAATAATGACGAACAATCTAATCGACGACCATCACCACA aCTTCCACGACCTCCACAATTGGCAGAATTATTGGACCTATTAATTGATACACAATCTCGTTTACGACCTCATACAGAACGTTATTGTAAACTTATGCGTGATGATCCTTCATTACATCCAGGT GAAAGACGCATTGAAGAAACTCAAACATTTGTGAATGGTGTAAGCGAATGCTTGCATTATATGTCACATGCCTGTCATGCTTTAAGTGACATAATTGTTGATATGAGTCAACAACCGCCCAGGAACTTACGATGTAGACCAATTATTATTCAACATTCAACTATTTTGCAGCCCGGTATACCAATCCAGGTAGAG GCTCACATTAGTTTACATGGTCGTaatgcaaataataataatggtaATGAAGAAAATGCAGAATCTGCAAGTACACCTACGCAAGCAGAAACAAATGAAGCTAATACTGATGACGCCAATCAACAACAAGAATCGGAATCTAGTACTCAACAACAAGCTGAACAACAACAACCACAATTAGATTCAACACAATCTCCGTTTG GAACAGTGTTTAACTTACCAAACAATGTTGAAGTATTAATGGAAGTTAGTCCTGAAAGTAACATAGATGCTCCACCTGGAAGTGAACAGCCTCAAGCTggtgaaaataataataatagcaacaacaacaataataatg gGAGAATGGATGGTAGCACTGGTGCATATTGGGGCTCAGCTCCTCCGCCTGATTTCATACGAAATTTGATGCAGGCTGTTGCTggtcatatggtacaaggtgGTCCAGCTAACACAAGACTTATAACCCGAAATCCTCTAACAGCAAGCCAATTAACTGCTGCATCACTTGATAGTGGGAACACAAATGCTGGGCAAAGTACGCAGGCACG aagCAATGTTGGTACTCATCCTACCACAGCAACACAAACTAGAAGTACGTCGCGTCCACACGTATTCCATCAACAGACTCATCCTTTAGGTGTTGGAATGAGTATAGGACAAGCATTTGATTTTGATCCATTCCTTTCTTGTAATTCGCATCATGTTCGTCGCACCTCGACTACAACTCCTAGTACTGCTACTTCTACGTCGCAGGCAACACGAACTCAAACTACGCCTGAAACACCATCCCAGGCACAAACAG CGACAACTTCAAGTGCTACTAGCAATACCAGCTCTACAAATACTACAGCATCAACGACGTCACAAACAAATGCGATCTACGATCCGTTAATGTACTTACAGCAACAAATTTTAGGAGGTAGGGTTGGTCAACCACAGGCTAATATCAGTGTCAATATTAACA ATTCTAACTCACCCGAAGGTCTGGGGAATATGGTGCAGATACGTACTGGTGGAAATATTCGCGTAGGAATTATTGGAAATAG TACTGGTAATGCTACTGGGGGTGATCTAACTCTTGCGGACTTGTTAGAACGTAGAGGTATCCAAATGAGTCTTTTCACGTCTCAAGACCCAGAAACTGCAGAAAATTTCCTCGTGAATTTATCTGTCCTAGTG gTACAGAATATGACATTAGAAGGTTTAATAAGATTACGAATTGGTCAGTCAGAACCAATTTCTCATCTTAGAAGACCATTACAAGAGTTCTTCCAGTACTCTTTCCCAAACGTTGCACCGGAAACACTTCAGGAGCAAGCTACTGAACGATTGTTATCACAGTTAAGACCACATTTCCAGTCTTTATTAAACGCAGAAGAAGAAGCTAATACTAGAAACGGTCAACAAGTAGACATTTGTGCTACTGTTGAAGCACTACTTCGCCGTCATATTAAAGATATATTACAACATCTATTTAATAATG ATATTGATGATACTAGATTCGGGcaagaaattttcaatattgtaaataatatgGGTAAGCAATTATGTGCTGTACTTCGATACTCTATTCGTGGCGGACAGGGAGGATTAGAAGTAATTGCATCACGTTTTGTG aCTGAAATGTTAGGGAGTATTCATCCTACAGTACGTCGGTGGGTGCTGAATGCATTTATTGCTCAGTTCCGTACTTATTCTTTACGAGTTACACAACCTCCAGATTCAGAAATTGTCCCGcttttaatatacaaaaatgcaCCTTCCGAAGCAACATCGGTTCCTTCAGCCCCAGCGCATCAACCTTCGCAAACACAATCGGAAACAGAG CCCATGGAAACAGATACTGTACAAGAAAGAACAACATTTGAAGCATCTTCTCTACCAGAAGATAGAGAAGAAATTCCAGAAACGTTCCCAGGTCATGAAGCATTACCTTCA GATTGGGTACCAATAATTGCTCGAGATGGTCTACGACAACGACGCCAACTACAAATGCAAGGAATAACAAACGGGGGTGTAGCAACACTTAGTGATGCTTATTTAGGTACACTACCTACTAAACGGCGTAAGCTTATTGAACAGCAAAAGCCACGATTATTAGTTAGTCCTACTCCAAATCATTCAGCGATAGCGGCGTCTATGGAACGTTTAGTGAGAGAAGGTGTAACTCGAGCAGGCGTTGAAGAAGTTGAAGGTGCTGCAATTGCTGTAGCTGTAGATCCTGGAGTTAGACGTGCGTTTGGTCAAGCAATTAGAGACTGCTTGAATCCGCATAGATTGGGAACACCAGATTTTCCGGATCCTTTGCGTTTTCCTAATGCGACAAAATATTTTGCTGATCAAGATAGACCGCCAAAATAA
- the LOC126875262 gene encoding large proline-rich protein BAG6 isoform X1, whose translation MIDLTVKTLDSQNHTFSLEDDQITVRGFKEYIAETVAVPADSQRLIYCGRVLQDEKKLNDYDVNGKVIHLVQRAPPQPGQRGNDGGQSQGQNHGSQMWQNPQRTHYRLTRAQMHGNAMYLGAMSVPAEIVEGHGLPVPQFSNSLSNGRLIAARHMLERANRLMDRLESPSNSANLSTSENNRPPFSQLMQESELDTEQYLFSNNENATNGGARLAEAAAAAIAAALSAVGANNVTLLRGNNDENAESRPANETNEENQADTQQPQQPQSEQQGSTSNNDEQSNRRPSPQLPRPPQLAELLDLLIDTQSRLRPHTERYCKLMRDDPSLHPGERRIEETQTFVNGVSECLHYMSHACHALSDIIVDMSQQPPRNLRCRPIIIQHSTILQPGIPIQVEAHISLHGRNANNNNGNEENAESASTPTQAETNEANTDDANQQQESESSTQQQAEQQQPQLDSTQSPFGTVFNLPNNVEVLMEVSPESNIDAPPGSEQPQAGENNNNSNNNNNNGGRMDGSTGAYWGSAPPPDFIRNLMQAVAGHMVQGGPANTRLITRNPLTASQLTAASLDSGNTNAGQSTQARSNVGTHPTTATQTRSTSRPHVFHQQTHPLGVGMSIGQAFDFDPFLSCNSHHVRRTSTTTPSTATSTSQATRTQTTPETPSQAQTATTSSATSNTSSTNTTASTTSQTNAIYDPLMYLQQQILGGRVGQPQANISVNINNSNSPEGLGNMVQIRTGGNIRVGIIGNSTGNATGGDLTLADLLERRGIQMSLFTSQDPETAENFLVNLSVLVVQNMTLEGLIRLRIGQSEPISHLRRPLQEFFQYSFPNVAPETLQEQATERLLSQLRPHFQSLLNAEEEANTRNGQQVDICATVEALLRRHIKDILQHLFNNDIDDTRFGQEIFNIVNNMGKQLCAVLRYSIRGGQGGLEVIASRFVTEMLGSIHPTVRRWVLNAFIAQFRTYSLRVTQPPDSEIVPLLIYKNAPSEATSVPSAPAHQPSQTQSETEPMETDTVQERTTFEASSLPEDREEIPETFPGHEALPSDWVPIIARDGLRQRRQLQMQGITNGGVATLSDAYLGTLPTKRRKLIEQQKPRLLVSPTPNHSAIAASMERLVREGVTRAGVEEVEGAAIAVAVDPGVRRAFGQAIRDCLNPHRLGTPDFPDPLRFPNATKYFADQDRPPK comes from the exons CAAATTACAGTTCGAGGTTTCAAAGAATATATAGCAGAAACAGTGGCAGTACCAGCAGATTCACAAAGACTTATTTATTGCGGTAGAGTTCTTCAAGatgagaaaaaattaaatgattatG aTGTTAATGGAAAAGTTATACATTTGGTACAACGTGCACCACCTCAACCTGGTCAACGTGGAAATGACGGAGGTCAAAGTCAAGGTCAGAATCATGGATCACAAATGTGGCAAAATCCACAAAGAACACATTACCGACTCACTCGTGCTCAAATGCATGGTAATGCTATGTATTTGGGTGCAATGTCAGTACCAGCTGAAATTGTGGAAGGACATG gGTTGCCAGTACCTCAATTCAGCAACAGCTTATCTAATGGTCGATTAATTGCTGCAAGACACATGCTTGAACGCGCAAATCGTCTTATGGATCGACTCGAGAGCCCCTCTAATTCCGCAAATCTCTCTACATCTGAAAATAATCGACCACCATTTAGTCAACTCATGCAGGAGTCAGAGTTGGATACAGAACAGTa CCTTTTCAGTAATAATGAAAATGCAACAAATGGTGGTGCCCGGTTGGCAGAGGCTGCTGCAGCTGCAATAGCAGCTGCCTTATCTGCAGTTGGTGCAAACAACGTTACATTACTTAGGG GAAACAATGATGAAAATGCTGAATCAAGACCAGCAAATGAAACTAATGAGGAGAATCAAGCAGATACACAACAGCCACAACAACCACAATCTGAACAACAAGGTTCTACATCAAATAATGACGAACAATCTAATCGACGACCATCACCACA aCTTCCACGACCTCCACAATTGGCAGAATTATTGGACCTATTAATTGATACACAATCTCGTTTACGACCTCATACAGAACGTTATTGTAAACTTATGCGTGATGATCCTTCATTACATCCAGGT GAAAGACGCATTGAAGAAACTCAAACATTTGTGAATGGTGTAAGCGAATGCTTGCATTATATGTCACATGCCTGTCATGCTTTAAGTGACATAATTGTTGATATGAGTCAACAACCGCCCAGGAACTTACGATGTAGACCAATTATTATTCAACATTCAACTATTTTGCAGCCCGGTATACCAATCCAGGTAGAG GCTCACATTAGTTTACATGGTCGTaatgcaaataataataatggtaATGAAGAAAATGCAGAATCTGCAAGTACACCTACGCAAGCAGAAACAAATGAAGCTAATACTGATGACGCCAATCAACAACAAGAATCGGAATCTAGTACTCAACAACAAGCTGAACAACAACAACCACAATTAGATTCAACACAATCTCCGTTTG GAACAGTGTTTAACTTACCAAACAATGTTGAAGTATTAATGGAAGTTAGTCCTGAAAGTAACATAGATGCTCCACCTGGAAGTGAACAGCCTCAAGCTggtgaaaataataataatagcaacaacaacaataataatggTG gGAGAATGGATGGTAGCACTGGTGCATATTGGGGCTCAGCTCCTCCGCCTGATTTCATACGAAATTTGATGCAGGCTGTTGCTggtcatatggtacaaggtgGTCCAGCTAACACAAGACTTATAACCCGAAATCCTCTAACAGCAAGCCAATTAACTGCTGCATCACTTGATAGTGGGAACACAAATGCTGGGCAAAGTACGCAGGCACG aagCAATGTTGGTACTCATCCTACCACAGCAACACAAACTAGAAGTACGTCGCGTCCACACGTATTCCATCAACAGACTCATCCTTTAGGTGTTGGAATGAGTATAGGACAAGCATTTGATTTTGATCCATTCCTTTCTTGTAATTCGCATCATGTTCGTCGCACCTCGACTACAACTCCTAGTACTGCTACTTCTACGTCGCAGGCAACACGAACTCAAACTACGCCTGAAACACCATCCCAGGCACAAACAG CGACAACTTCAAGTGCTACTAGCAATACCAGCTCTACAAATACTACAGCATCAACGACGTCACAAACAAATGCGATCTACGATCCGTTAATGTACTTACAGCAACAAATTTTAGGAGGTAGGGTTGGTCAACCACAGGCTAATATCAGTGTCAATATTAACA ATTCTAACTCACCCGAAGGTCTGGGGAATATGGTGCAGATACGTACTGGTGGAAATATTCGCGTAGGAATTATTGGAAATAG TACTGGTAATGCTACTGGGGGTGATCTAACTCTTGCGGACTTGTTAGAACGTAGAGGTATCCAAATGAGTCTTTTCACGTCTCAAGACCCAGAAACTGCAGAAAATTTCCTCGTGAATTTATCTGTCCTAGTG gTACAGAATATGACATTAGAAGGTTTAATAAGATTACGAATTGGTCAGTCAGAACCAATTTCTCATCTTAGAAGACCATTACAAGAGTTCTTCCAGTACTCTTTCCCAAACGTTGCACCGGAAACACTTCAGGAGCAAGCTACTGAACGATTGTTATCACAGTTAAGACCACATTTCCAGTCTTTATTAAACGCAGAAGAAGAAGCTAATACTAGAAACGGTCAACAAGTAGACATTTGTGCTACTGTTGAAGCACTACTTCGCCGTCATATTAAAGATATATTACAACATCTATTTAATAATG ATATTGATGATACTAGATTCGGGcaagaaattttcaatattgtaaataatatgGGTAAGCAATTATGTGCTGTACTTCGATACTCTATTCGTGGCGGACAGGGAGGATTAGAAGTAATTGCATCACGTTTTGTG aCTGAAATGTTAGGGAGTATTCATCCTACAGTACGTCGGTGGGTGCTGAATGCATTTATTGCTCAGTTCCGTACTTATTCTTTACGAGTTACACAACCTCCAGATTCAGAAATTGTCCCGcttttaatatacaaaaatgcaCCTTCCGAAGCAACATCGGTTCCTTCAGCCCCAGCGCATCAACCTTCGCAAACACAATCGGAAACAGAG CCCATGGAAACAGATACTGTACAAGAAAGAACAACATTTGAAGCATCTTCTCTACCAGAAGATAGAGAAGAAATTCCAGAAACGTTCCCAGGTCATGAAGCATTACCTTCA GATTGGGTACCAATAATTGCTCGAGATGGTCTACGACAACGACGCCAACTACAAATGCAAGGAATAACAAACGGGGGTGTAGCAACACTTAGTGATGCTTATTTAGGTACACTACCTACTAAACGGCGTAAGCTTATTGAACAGCAAAAGCCACGATTATTAGTTAGTCCTACTCCAAATCATTCAGCGATAGCGGCGTCTATGGAACGTTTAGTGAGAGAAGGTGTAACTCGAGCAGGCGTTGAAGAAGTTGAAGGTGCTGCAATTGCTGTAGCTGTAGATCCTGGAGTTAGACGTGCGTTTGGTCAAGCAATTAGAGACTGCTTGAATCCGCATAGATTGGGAACACCAGATTTTCCGGATCCTTTGCGTTTTCCTAATGCGACAAAATATTTTGCTGATCAAGATAGACCGCCAAAATAA
- the LOC126875262 gene encoding large proline-rich protein bag6-B isoform X9, translated as MIMMLMEKLYIWYNVHHLNLVNVEMTEVKVKVRIMDHKCGKIHKEHITDSLVLKCMVMLCIWVQCQYQLKLWKDMRFFLRVVLFHLKGLPVPQFSNSLSNGRLIAARHMLERANRLMDRLESPSNSANLSTSENNRPPFSQLMQESELDTEQYLFSNNENATNGGARLAEAAAAAIAAALSAVGANNVTLLRGNNDENAESRPANETNEENQADTQQPQQPQSEQQGSTSNNDEQSNRRPSPQLPRPPQLAELLDLLIDTQSRLRPHTERYCKLMRDDPSLHPGERRIEETQTFVNGVSECLHYMSHACHALSDIIVDMSQQPPRNLRCRPIIIQHSTILQPGIPIQVEAHISLHGRNANNNNGNEENAESASTPTQAETNEANTDDANQQQESESSTQQQAEQQQPQLDSTQSPFGTVFNLPNNVEVLMEVSPESNIDAPPGSEQPQAGENNNNSNNNNNNGGRMDGSTGAYWGSAPPPDFIRNLMQAVAGHMVQGGPANTRLITRNPLTASQLTAASLDSGNTNAGQSTQARSNVGTHPTTATQTRSTSRPHVFHQQTHPLGVGMSIGQAFDFDPFLSCNSHHVRRTSTTTPSTATSTSQATRTQTTPETPSQAQTATTSSATSNTSSTNTTASTTSQTNAIYDPLMYLQQQILGGRVGQPQANISVNINNSNSPEGLGNMVQIRTGGNIRVGIIGNSTGNATGGDLTLADLLERRGIQMSLFTSQDPETAENFLVNLSVLVVQNMTLEGLIRLRIGQSEPISHLRRPLQEFFQYSFPNVAPETLQEQATERLLSQLRPHFQSLLNAEEEANTRNGQQVDICATVEALLRRHIKDILQHLFNNDIDDTRFGQEIFNIVNNMGKQLCAVLRYSIRGGQGGLEVIASRFVTEMLGSIHPTVRRWVLNAFIAQFRTYSLRVTQPPDSEIVPLLIYKNAPSEATSVPSAPAHQPSQTQSETEPMETDTVQERTTFEASSLPEDREEIPETFPGHEALPSDWVPIIARDGLRQRRQLQMQGITNGGVATLSDAYLGTLPTKRRKLIEQQKPRLLVSPTPNHSAIAASMERLVREGVTRAGVEEVEGAAIAVAVDPGVRRAFGQAIRDCLNPHRLGTPDFPDPLRFPNATKYFADQDRPPK; from the exons atgattatG aTGTTAATGGAAAAGTTATACATTTGGTACAACGTGCACCACCTCAACCTGGTCAACGTGGAAATGACGGAGGTCAAAGTCAAGGTCAGAATCATGGATCACAAATGTGGCAAAATCCACAAAGAACACATTACCGACTCACTCGTGCTCAAATGCATGGTAATGCTATGTATTTGGGTGCAATGTCAGTACCAGCTGAAATTGTGGAAGGACATG AGATTTTTTCTTAGAgttgttttatttcatttaaaaggGTTGCCAGTACCTCAATTCAGCAACAGCTTATCTAATGGTCGATTAATTGCTGCAAGACACATGCTTGAACGCGCAAATCGTCTTATGGATCGACTCGAGAGCCCCTCTAATTCCGCAAATCTCTCTACATCTGAAAATAATCGACCACCATTTAGTCAACTCATGCAGGAGTCAGAGTTGGATACAGAACAGTa CCTTTTCAGTAATAATGAAAATGCAACAAATGGTGGTGCCCGGTTGGCAGAGGCTGCTGCAGCTGCAATAGCAGCTGCCTTATCTGCAGTTGGTGCAAACAACGTTACATTACTTAGGG GAAACAATGATGAAAATGCTGAATCAAGACCAGCAAATGAAACTAATGAGGAGAATCAAGCAGATACACAACAGCCACAACAACCACAATCTGAACAACAAGGTTCTACATCAAATAATGACGAACAATCTAATCGACGACCATCACCACA aCTTCCACGACCTCCACAATTGGCAGAATTATTGGACCTATTAATTGATACACAATCTCGTTTACGACCTCATACAGAACGTTATTGTAAACTTATGCGTGATGATCCTTCATTACATCCAGGT GAAAGACGCATTGAAGAAACTCAAACATTTGTGAATGGTGTAAGCGAATGCTTGCATTATATGTCACATGCCTGTCATGCTTTAAGTGACATAATTGTTGATATGAGTCAACAACCGCCCAGGAACTTACGATGTAGACCAATTATTATTCAACATTCAACTATTTTGCAGCCCGGTATACCAATCCAGGTAGAG GCTCACATTAGTTTACATGGTCGTaatgcaaataataataatggtaATGAAGAAAATGCAGAATCTGCAAGTACACCTACGCAAGCAGAAACAAATGAAGCTAATACTGATGACGCCAATCAACAACAAGAATCGGAATCTAGTACTCAACAACAAGCTGAACAACAACAACCACAATTAGATTCAACACAATCTCCGTTTG GAACAGTGTTTAACTTACCAAACAATGTTGAAGTATTAATGGAAGTTAGTCCTGAAAGTAACATAGATGCTCCACCTGGAAGTGAACAGCCTCAAGCTggtgaaaataataataatagcaacaacaacaataataatggTG gGAGAATGGATGGTAGCACTGGTGCATATTGGGGCTCAGCTCCTCCGCCTGATTTCATACGAAATTTGATGCAGGCTGTTGCTggtcatatggtacaaggtgGTCCAGCTAACACAAGACTTATAACCCGAAATCCTCTAACAGCAAGCCAATTAACTGCTGCATCACTTGATAGTGGGAACACAAATGCTGGGCAAAGTACGCAGGCACG aagCAATGTTGGTACTCATCCTACCACAGCAACACAAACTAGAAGTACGTCGCGTCCACACGTATTCCATCAACAGACTCATCCTTTAGGTGTTGGAATGAGTATAGGACAAGCATTTGATTTTGATCCATTCCTTTCTTGTAATTCGCATCATGTTCGTCGCACCTCGACTACAACTCCTAGTACTGCTACTTCTACGTCGCAGGCAACACGAACTCAAACTACGCCTGAAACACCATCCCAGGCACAAACAG CGACAACTTCAAGTGCTACTAGCAATACCAGCTCTACAAATACTACAGCATCAACGACGTCACAAACAAATGCGATCTACGATCCGTTAATGTACTTACAGCAACAAATTTTAGGAGGTAGGGTTGGTCAACCACAGGCTAATATCAGTGTCAATATTAACA ATTCTAACTCACCCGAAGGTCTGGGGAATATGGTGCAGATACGTACTGGTGGAAATATTCGCGTAGGAATTATTGGAAATAG TACTGGTAATGCTACTGGGGGTGATCTAACTCTTGCGGACTTGTTAGAACGTAGAGGTATCCAAATGAGTCTTTTCACGTCTCAAGACCCAGAAACTGCAGAAAATTTCCTCGTGAATTTATCTGTCCTAGTG gTACAGAATATGACATTAGAAGGTTTAATAAGATTACGAATTGGTCAGTCAGAACCAATTTCTCATCTTAGAAGACCATTACAAGAGTTCTTCCAGTACTCTTTCCCAAACGTTGCACCGGAAACACTTCAGGAGCAAGCTACTGAACGATTGTTATCACAGTTAAGACCACATTTCCAGTCTTTATTAAACGCAGAAGAAGAAGCTAATACTAGAAACGGTCAACAAGTAGACATTTGTGCTACTGTTGAAGCACTACTTCGCCGTCATATTAAAGATATATTACAACATCTATTTAATAATG ATATTGATGATACTAGATTCGGGcaagaaattttcaatattgtaaataatatgGGTAAGCAATTATGTGCTGTACTTCGATACTCTATTCGTGGCGGACAGGGAGGATTAGAAGTAATTGCATCACGTTTTGTG aCTGAAATGTTAGGGAGTATTCATCCTACAGTACGTCGGTGGGTGCTGAATGCATTTATTGCTCAGTTCCGTACTTATTCTTTACGAGTTACACAACCTCCAGATTCAGAAATTGTCCCGcttttaatatacaaaaatgcaCCTTCCGAAGCAACATCGGTTCCTTCAGCCCCAGCGCATCAACCTTCGCAAACACAATCGGAAACAGAG CCCATGGAAACAGATACTGTACAAGAAAGAACAACATTTGAAGCATCTTCTCTACCAGAAGATAGAGAAGAAATTCCAGAAACGTTCCCAGGTCATGAAGCATTACCTTCA GATTGGGTACCAATAATTGCTCGAGATGGTCTACGACAACGACGCCAACTACAAATGCAAGGAATAACAAACGGGGGTGTAGCAACACTTAGTGATGCTTATTTAGGTACACTACCTACTAAACGGCGTAAGCTTATTGAACAGCAAAAGCCACGATTATTAGTTAGTCCTACTCCAAATCATTCAGCGATAGCGGCGTCTATGGAACGTTTAGTGAGAGAAGGTGTAACTCGAGCAGGCGTTGAAGAAGTTGAAGGTGCTGCAATTGCTGTAGCTGTAGATCCTGGAGTTAGACGTGCGTTTGGTCAAGCAATTAGAGACTGCTTGAATCCGCATAGATTGGGAACACCAGATTTTCCGGATCCTTTGCGTTTTCCTAATGCGACAAAATATTTTGCTGATCAAGATAGACCGCCAAAATAA